In Streptomyces pluripotens, the genomic window TACCATCAACTGCAGGCTGAAGCCCGCTCGCAGACGGACTCTGTGGCCATGATCAGTCAGTTACGAAAGGGCGCCCCGTGACGACCGAAGACCCGCGTTGGTTCACGTCCTCGTACAGCAGCAACGGCGGCCAGTGCATCGAGGTCGCCACCAACCTCGTCGCCCCGTGCGGCGTGGTCCCCGTCCGGGACTCGAAGAATCCGAGCGGTCCGGTTCTGGACCTTCCCGCCGAGGCGTTCTCGTCGTTCGTGACGGGCGTCAAGGCCGGCGGGTTCGCAGTGGTCTGACCACTCGGCGGGCCGCGAGCAGTGCGCGCAGGTGCTCGTCCGGGGTCTCCCGGCGAGCACCTCGCACCAGAACCGTGCGGACGGAGGTGCCCGGCAGGTGTGCACACCGGCGCTCGTGACCCCGTTTCGGTGTACCGGGTCGCCGGGTCCCGCCTCAGCCGCCCAACACCGCTGTGAGCTGCTCCAGCCCCCAGTCCAGGTCCTCCTCGCCGATCACCAGCGGTGGCGCGATCCGGATGGTGGACCCGTGGGTGTCCTTCACCAGTACCCCGCGCTCCACCAGCCGCTCCGACACCTCTCGTCCGGTACCCAGTCCCGGCGCGATGTCCACTCCCGCCCACAGCCCGCGCCCGCGCACCGCCGTCACTGCACCCCCGTCGAGCAGCGTTCGCAGTGCGCGGTGCAGACGGGCGCCCAGCTCCGCCGCCCGCGCCTGGTACTCACCGGTCCGCAGCATCGCGATCACCTCCAGCGCCACCGCACAGGCCAGCGGATTCCCGCCGAACGTCGACCCGTGGTCGCCCGGCCGGAACACCCCGAGCACCGCCTCGCTCGACACCACTGCCGACACCGGGACGATCCCGCCGCCGAGCGCCTTGCCCAGCACGTACACGTCCGGCACCACCCCCTCGTGCTCGCACGCGAAGGTCTTTCCGGTCCGGCCCAGGCCCGACTGGATCTCGTCGGCGACGAAGAGGACGTTCCGCTCGCGCGTCAGCTCCCGCACCCCCGGCAGATAACCGGCCGGTGGCACGATCACCCCGGACTCGCCCTGGATCGGCTCCAGAAGCACCGCCACCGTGTTCTCGGTGAGCGCCGACCGCATCGCCGTCAGGTCTCCGTAGGGCACGATCTCGAACCCCGGCGTGTACGGCCCGAAGTCCGCGCGGGCCTGCGCATCCGTCGAGAAGCTGATCACAGTCGTCGTACGCCCGTGGAAGTTGCCGCCCGCGACCACGATCTTCGCCATCTCCGCGGGCACCCCCTTCACCCGGTACCCCCACTTCCGAGCCGTCTTCAGCGCGCTCTCCACGGCCTCCACGCCGGTGTTCATCGGCAGCACCATCTCCATGCCGCACAGCTCGGCCAGCTGGGTGCAGAACGCTGCGAACCGGTCGTGGTGGAAGGCGCGGGAGGTCAGTGTGACCCGTTCCAGCTGTGCCTTCGCCGCATCGATCAGCCGCCGGTTGCGGTGTCCGAAGTTGAGCGCCGAGTAGCCCGCCAGCCAGTCCAGGTACCGGCGTCCCTCCACATCCGTCATCCATGCGCCCTCGGCCGTGGCCACCACGACCGGCAGCGGACGGTAGGTGGGCGCACAGTGCGCGCCGGCGGCGGCGATCAGATCCTCGGCAGCGGTCACGGCCTCTCCTGGACACCACGGGGAACGGGGACACGACGATCCCCCCTTCCTACCGTCGCTCGCATGGTGGACGCGGGACCTGCCGTGCCCGGCGCGCCCGGTAGGCTGGCCAGCGGGCCGTGACTGGCGCGCTGGGATGGGACGGACCATCGGGGAGCGGCCCGAGCGCCAAAATCAGTGCCGTGCGCCTGGGCCGAACGTGAACGCTGAACGCACACCGTCCGGAGGTCCCCGTGCCAGAGCAGCACCTCTCCACCGAGTCCACCGCCTTCCGCGCCGCCCTCGACGTCGTCCGCGCCGTCGAGCCGCGCGTCGCGGACGCCATCGGCCAGGAGATCGCCGACCAGCGCGAGATGCTCAAGCTGATCGCCTCCGAGAACTACGCCTCCCCGGCCACCCTCCTGGCGATGGGCAACTGGTTCAGCGACAAGTACGCCGAGGGCACCGTCGGCCGCCGTTTCTACGCCGGTTGCCGCAACGTCGACACCGTGGAGGCCCTGGCCGCCGAGCACGCCCGTGAACTCTTCGGTGCCCGGCACGCCTACGTTCAGCCGCACTCCGGCATCGACGCCAACCTCGTCGCCTTCTGGGCCGTGCTGGCCGACCGGGTCGAGGCACCCTTCCTGGAGAAGACCGGCGTCCGCCAGGTCAACGACCTCAGCGAGGCCGACTGGGTGGAGCTGCGCCAGG contains:
- a CDS encoding DUF397 domain-containing protein, producing MTTEDPRWFTSSYSSNGGQCIEVATNLVAPCGVVPVRDSKNPSGPVLDLPAEAFSSFVTGVKAGGFAVV
- the rocD gene encoding ornithine--oxo-acid transaminase, whose translation is MTAAEDLIAAAGAHCAPTYRPLPVVVATAEGAWMTDVEGRRYLDWLAGYSALNFGHRNRRLIDAAKAQLERVTLTSRAFHHDRFAAFCTQLAELCGMEMVLPMNTGVEAVESALKTARKWGYRVKGVPAEMAKIVVAGGNFHGRTTTVISFSTDAQARADFGPYTPGFEIVPYGDLTAMRSALTENTVAVLLEPIQGESGVIVPPAGYLPGVRELTRERNVLFVADEIQSGLGRTGKTFACEHEGVVPDVYVLGKALGGGIVPVSAVVSSEAVLGVFRPGDHGSTFGGNPLACAVALEVIAMLRTGEYQARAAELGARLHRALRTLLDGGAVTAVRGRGLWAGVDIAPGLGTGREVSERLVERGVLVKDTHGSTIRIAPPLVIGEEDLDWGLEQLTAVLGG